ATTGTTGTTAGATGGTCATGTTGAGCTGTATCCTTTTAGAGTTTCTATGTCTTGGAAAGATCGTATTTCTATGTTGATTGCTGGAGCAAAAGTGAGAGGCGCAGTTTTAAAATATAGCAAAATAGCTAAAAGACGTGCGCATGAAGATTACTGTACACAACAACAACGTATCTTTAACTTTATGAATAACAGAACATTTTCTGATTTTACAGGAAAATTGCCAGAAGATGCAGATGCTATCTTTAGACCTACTGTAAGCCGTTCAACTGGCGAGCCAGAACAAATTTCTGCAGGCGCAGGCGTGGCATATTTTGACATGATTTGGAGTAAGGAAGATGGTTTAACACGTAACATTGTAGGTGGTCCATCGACTTTAACAAATACGATAGCTAGTCGTATTAAAGACAGCGTTGAGCTTAATGCGCATGTTTTAGAGGTCGTAAATAATGACGATTTTGTTAGCGTGAAATATGAAAAAGACGGCAAAACATATACTGAAATTGCACGTTATATCATTATGGCGACACCAGCACCTATTACGCGAAAAGTAACAAAAAATTTGAGCCCACGTTTAAATGATGCGCTCAGTCAAATTAAGTACGGCCCTCATGTAAGCGCTTCCTTTTTGACGAACGAAACAGAAAAACAGGTGTGGGACGATGTTTATGCCTTCGCGACGCCGAAAAAGTCATTTGATATTTTGATTCATAATTCGAATTTAACGCACAGTATGCACAGTCAACGTCATCAAGGTAGTAGCTTTATGACATTCTCGCCGGCTAATAGAGGTCGCGCATTATTAGACAAATCTGAGGAAGAAATTTTAGAGCTATATTTAGATGATATTGAAGAAATGTTCCCAGGTTTTAGAAATATTGTAGTCGAGGCACATGTGCAGAAGTTTCCATATGGTTCAGCTTATGTTTATCCAGGTCGTGCCGACATTCAACCTATATTGACAGAACCCGAAGGTCGTTTATATTTAGCAGGAGACTACTTAGGTACATTTTATACAGAAACAGCTATACAAACAGGTTTCACAGCTGCACAAGACATTAACAGTTTATTAGCGTTCTATCAAAATGATATACAGCAAATACTGTAATTAACATTCTGTATATTTTGGGAG
The Staphylococcus kloosii genome window above contains:
- a CDS encoding flavin monoamine oxidase family protein → MKDVIIVGGGLAGLSAAWRLKDHDILLLESEDRVGGRVMSERRGNYWMNWGGHVYAGKGSATDELLKSVGVKALPVPGKLSAMQLNGKLLLDGHVELYPFRVSMSWKDRISMLIAGAKVRGAVLKYSKIAKRRAHEDYCTQQQRIFNFMNNRTFSDFTGKLPEDADAIFRPTVSRSTGEPEQISAGAGVAYFDMIWSKEDGLTRNIVGGPSTLTNTIASRIKDSVELNAHVLEVVNNDDFVSVKYEKDGKTYTEIARYIIMATPAPITRKVTKNLSPRLNDALSQIKYGPHVSASFLTNETEKQVWDDVYAFATPKKSFDILIHNSNLTHSMHSQRHQGSSFMTFSPANRGRALLDKSEEEILELYLDDIEEMFPGFRNIVVEAHVQKFPYGSAYVYPGRADIQPILTEPEGRLYLAGDYLGTFYTETAIQTGFTAAQDINSLLAFYQNDIQQIL